The following are encoded in a window of Candidatus Bathyarchaeia archaeon genomic DNA:
- a CDS encoding class I SAM-dependent methyltransferase, which yields MRKIEDEARMGLLPHPIVGSRGKILVKVIREIKPKRVLEIGTLVGYSAILMGKELSSDAHLITIEKDANSAEKARENIRKAEIPPTVEVIVGDALEIIPKLGGTFDLVFIDAEKSEYLKYLQLVESKLHKGSVIVADNAENAPDYLDYVRNSGKYMSKHVPTGAGGVEVSIKM from the coding sequence TTGAGAAAAATTGAGGACGAGGCAAGAATGGGGTTGTTGCCACATCCCATTGTGGGGAGCAGAGGCAAAATTCTGGTGAAAGTTATTCGTGAAATCAAACCTAAACGCGTCTTAGAAATTGGAACGCTCGTTGGATACTCGGCAATTTTGATGGGAAAGGAATTAAGCAGCGATGCCCACCTAATCACCATTGAAAAAGATGCTAACAGCGCGGAAAAAGCGAGAGAGAACATAAGAAAGGCGGAAATACCGCCAACTGTGGAAGTGATAGTCGGCGATGCGCTTGAGATTATCCCGAAACTAGGAGGCACTTTTGATCTTGTCTTCATAGACGCTGAAAAAAGCGAGTACCTAAAATACCTACAACTAGTCGAAAGCAAACTCCATAAAGGAAGCGTTATAGTCGCAGATAACGCAGAAAACGCACCAGACTATTTAGATTATGTGAGGAATTCAGGAAAATATATGAGTAAACATGTACCGACAGGCGCTGGCGGCGTTGAGGTAAGCATCAAGATGTGA
- the gatD gene encoding Glu-tRNA(Gln) amidotransferase subunit GatD, protein MSGGEELSGYKGLALEILQSIGAEVGDLIRITKGGQVYEGILIPRSEYGDDKHIVIKLRSGYNIGVRLTPDAKVEKVGRGEKPAFVAPPLPEQNPALPRVAIISTGGTIASRVDYRTGAVRPALSASDLYSVVPELADIARIDAQILFSLYSENITPAHWTEMAKTVAEKIAEGVDGVVIAHGTDTMGYSAAALSFALQNLPVPVIFVGSQRSADRPSSDAATNLTGAVLAAARAPFAEVAVAMHETISDTSIVLHRGTRVRKCHTSRRDAFKSINAQPLARIEENRITMLTEDYQKRDPSRRLVVKPNFSDKVALVKFYPGMNPAIIDWYVDNGYRAIVLEGTGLGHVAKSLFQPIKRAVDKGVLVAMASQCIWGRVNMNVYDTGRDLLALGVIPLEDMLAETATVKLMWIYGQTDNPEKAKQLLKTNIAGEYSTRTLYTAEENRP, encoded by the coding sequence ATGAGCGGAGGAGAAGAGCTTTCGGGATATAAGGGATTAGCCCTTGAAATTCTCCAAAGCATTGGAGCAGAGGTTGGCGATTTAATCCGTATCACTAAGGGCGGTCAAGTGTATGAGGGTATTCTTATCCCCCGTTCTGAGTATGGTGATGACAAGCACATAGTCATCAAGTTGCGGAGTGGCTACAATATTGGTGTACGTTTGACTCCAGACGCCAAGGTGGAGAAGGTTGGAAGGGGTGAGAAGCCGGCTTTTGTTGCTCCGCCCTTGCCGGAGCAGAATCCAGCCTTGCCAAGGGTTGCCATCATTAGCACGGGCGGCACTATTGCGAGTCGTGTGGATTATCGGACTGGGGCTGTTCGTCCGGCTTTGTCTGCCAGCGACTTATATAGTGTTGTGCCAGAATTAGCCGACATTGCCCGCATAGACGCCCAAATTTTGTTCAGCCTTTACAGCGAGAACATTACGCCAGCCCATTGGACGGAGATGGCGAAGACGGTGGCGGAAAAAATTGCGGAGGGCGTGGACGGCGTTGTAATTGCTCATGGAACAGATACTATGGGTTATTCGGCTGCCGCCCTAAGCTTTGCCCTCCAAAACCTTCCAGTTCCCGTTATTTTTGTTGGTTCCCAACGTTCAGCCGACCGTCCCAGCTCGGATGCAGCCACAAACTTGACTGGAGCGGTTTTAGCCGCCGCCCGAGCGCCCTTCGCCGAGGTCGCCGTAGCCATGCATGAAACCATTTCCGACACGAGTATAGTGCTGCATCGGGGCACCCGAGTCCGCAAGTGCCACACAAGCCGCCGCGACGCCTTCAAGTCCATAAACGCCCAGCCCCTAGCCAGAATAGAGGAAAACCGCATAACCATGCTAACCGAAGACTATCAGAAGCGGGACCCCTCACGGCGGCTTGTGGTTAAGCCAAACTTCAGCGATAAAGTCGCCTTGGTCAAGTTTTATCCGGGCATGAACCCCGCCATAATAGACTGGTATGTGGATAACGGTTATAGGGCAATCGTGCTCGAGGGCACTGGACTGGGGCATGTGGCTAAAAGCCTCTTCCAGCCAATAAAAAGGGCTGTGGACAAGGGCGTCTTGGTGGCTATGGCTTCCCAGTGCATCTGGGGACGCGTAAACATGAACGTCTATGATACTGGACGGGACCTGCTGGCGTTGGGCGTCATACCATTGGAGGATATGCTGGCGGAAACAGCCACCGTCAAACTCATGTGGATTTACGGGCAAACAGACAACCCAGAGAAAGCCAAGCAGCTCCTAAAGACAAACATTGCCGGAGAATACTCCACACGCACCCTCTACACGGCGGAGGAAAACAGGCCATGA
- a CDS encoding tRNA uridine(34) 5-carboxymethylaminomethyl modification radical SAM/GNAT enzyme Elp3 yields the protein MLEEAVKEIIETLMLIPSPSPDDVNRVKIRVAAKHGLERIPSNSEIIAALKTPEERAKLLDVLRRKATRTISGVTVVAVMTKPYPCPQPKPCAYCPGGPPYGVPQSYTGHEPAAMRGLQHKFDPYLQVKSRIEQLTAIGHRVDKVELIIMGGTFPAMPDDYQTWFVKRCLDALNGVDAPSLEEAKRLAETSPIRNVGITVETRPDWAKERHVDKMLDMGVTRVELGVQNPDDAIYRLVGRKHTVQDVVEATRILKDAGLKIVYHLMPGLPGSSMEKDLAVFREIFTNSAYKPDMIKIYPCLVLKGTKAYEWYVRGEYKPYTTEEAAQLIVEVKKMIPPWVRIMRVQRDIPAPLIVAGVKMSNLRQLVQQKLKEQGLRCRCIRCREVGHRLLADGVKPNPEKVDILTTRYEASEGEEIFISAEDTENDVLIGYLRLRIPSEKAHRPEIKAEPCSIIRELHVYGPLVPVGKRLAKAWQHKGYGSVLLAEAERITRQEYGFKKILVISALGTKQYYKRFGYTYDGPYMSKMLD from the coding sequence ATGCTGGAAGAGGCTGTTAAGGAAATCATAGAGACTTTGATGCTTATTCCTTCGCCTAGCCCAGACGATGTTAACCGTGTTAAGATACGGGTTGCCGCCAAACATGGGCTTGAGAGGATTCCATCAAACTCGGAGATTATTGCAGCTTTGAAGACACCAGAGGAGAGGGCTAAGCTCTTGGATGTTCTGCGGAGGAAAGCTACAAGAACCATTTCAGGTGTGACGGTGGTAGCGGTTATGACGAAGCCTTACCCGTGCCCCCAACCTAAGCCATGTGCCTACTGTCCGGGAGGCCCACCCTACGGGGTACCTCAAAGCTATACTGGACATGAGCCCGCCGCCATGAGAGGTTTACAGCACAAATTTGATCCATACCTGCAGGTGAAGAGCCGAATTGAGCAGCTCACGGCTATAGGTCACAGGGTGGACAAGGTTGAGCTTATAATTATGGGTGGAACTTTTCCAGCCATGCCAGACGACTATCAAACATGGTTTGTGAAGCGCTGTTTAGACGCCTTAAACGGTGTGGACGCGCCGAGCCTAGAGGAGGCTAAGCGGCTGGCGGAGACAAGTCCCATTCGCAATGTTGGCATAACCGTGGAGACCCGTCCAGACTGGGCTAAGGAGAGGCATGTGGACAAAATGTTAGATATGGGGGTTACGCGCGTCGAATTGGGCGTCCAAAATCCGGATGACGCGATTTATCGGCTGGTTGGAAGGAAACACACGGTTCAAGATGTGGTTGAGGCTACCCGCATCTTGAAGGATGCTGGATTGAAAATTGTTTATCATTTGATGCCTGGCTTGCCAGGCTCAAGCATGGAGAAGGATTTGGCCGTTTTCCGCGAGATTTTCACTAACTCCGCCTATAAGCCGGACATGATTAAGATTTACCCATGCCTCGTTTTGAAGGGGACAAAAGCCTATGAGTGGTATGTGCGGGGCGAGTATAAGCCCTACACGACTGAGGAGGCAGCTCAGCTGATTGTGGAAGTTAAGAAGATGATTCCGCCATGGGTTCGCATAATGCGGGTTCAACGCGACATACCAGCACCGCTCATAGTGGCAGGCGTTAAAATGAGCAATCTCCGCCAGCTTGTCCAGCAGAAGCTGAAGGAGCAGGGGCTGCGGTGCCGATGCATAAGATGCCGCGAGGTTGGGCACCGGCTATTGGCGGACGGTGTAAAACCAAATCCGGAGAAGGTGGATATTCTGACGACGCGTTATGAGGCGTCTGAGGGCGAGGAAATCTTCATTTCGGCGGAAGACACGGAAAACGATGTGCTCATAGGCTACCTGCGGCTGAGGATACCGTCTGAAAAAGCGCATAGACCAGAGATTAAGGCGGAGCCATGCAGCATAATCCGAGAACTCCACGTATACGGACCACTGGTGCCAGTGGGCAAACGCCTAGCCAAAGCATGGCAACACAAAGGCTATGGAAGCGTATTGCTGGCTGAAGCAGAGCGCATAACCCGCCAAGAATACGGCTTCAAAAAAATCCTCGTCATAAGCGCCCTAGGCACAAAACAATACTACAAACGATTTGGATACACATACGATGGACCGTACATGTCAAAAATGCTGGACTGA
- a CDS encoding ATP/GTP-binding protein, with protein MNVIILGPAGSGKSLLTASFGKYLLEEGYSVKFVNLDPGCAVLPYECDFDVRSMFTVEEIMRVEGLGPNGAMLRAMEKLCEIEIPMFEADFTLIDTPGQLEVFAFHRSGPKIVDELQNPTGVFIIDGTIGTEDLPAVYLYALAVRYRLGINMITVVNKVDMLSKAQADKVRRYLLNPSRHKGKLKPKGVLQDIYAPLSKLLQKVVPAQRVPLVSAKTGGGLDELLNMLYEVRCVCGDLT; from the coding sequence ATGAATGTCATAATATTGGGGCCAGCTGGCTCCGGCAAGAGCCTATTAACAGCGAGTTTTGGCAAATATTTGCTGGAGGAAGGCTACTCCGTAAAGTTTGTGAACTTGGATCCGGGGTGCGCTGTGCTTCCCTACGAATGTGATTTTGATGTGCGAAGTATGTTCACTGTCGAGGAGATTATGCGGGTTGAGGGGCTTGGACCCAACGGAGCCATGTTGAGGGCTATGGAGAAACTATGCGAAATTGAAATTCCAATGTTCGAAGCGGACTTCACACTGATTGACACTCCTGGGCAGTTGGAGGTCTTCGCCTTCCACAGGTCTGGACCAAAAATTGTTGATGAGCTTCAAAATCCCACTGGAGTGTTCATAATAGATGGAACCATAGGCACTGAAGATCTTCCAGCAGTCTATCTCTATGCTTTGGCGGTTAGGTATAGGCTTGGAATAAACATGATAACGGTCGTAAACAAGGTGGACATGCTAAGCAAGGCGCAAGCAGATAAGGTTAGACGCTACCTCCTCAACCCATCCAGACATAAAGGAAAACTGAAGCCAAAGGGGGTTCTACAAGACATTTACGCTCCGCTCTCAAAGCTTCTCCAGAAGGTTGTTCCAGCCCAACGCGTACCCCTAGTCTCGGCGAAAACCGGAGGGGGACTGGATGAACTGCTAAACATGCTATACGAGGTTAGATGCGTCTGCGGCGACCTAACCTAA
- a CDS encoding adenosine-specific kinase, translated as MVKLEVVKIEVPKDCNVILGTAHFIKTVEDLYEALVNSVPNIKFGIGFCESSGPCLVRHEGNDEELRRLAAEKAFELACGHSFIIFIKNAYPINVLDKIRKVPEVCTIYAATANPLQVIVAETEQGRGILGVIDGFRSKGIEKEEDIRARKEFLRKIGYKLS; from the coding sequence ATGGTTAAGCTTGAAGTCGTCAAGATCGAAGTGCCAAAGGACTGCAACGTGATTTTGGGCACAGCGCACTTCATAAAAACCGTTGAAGATTTATATGAGGCTCTGGTGAACTCTGTTCCAAACATTAAGTTTGGAATAGGCTTCTGCGAAAGCTCCGGGCCATGTCTTGTTAGACATGAGGGGAACGATGAGGAACTGCGAAGGCTCGCCGCCGAAAAAGCCTTTGAATTGGCATGCGGCCACAGCTTCATAATCTTCATCAAAAACGCCTACCCAATAAACGTTCTAGACAAAATTAGAAAGGTGCCAGAAGTCTGCACGATATATGCGGCTACAGCGAACCCTCTACAGGTGATTGTTGCCGAAACGGAGCAGGGTAGAGGAATACTCGGCGTAATTGACGGTTTCAGAAGCAAAGGCATCGAAAAAGAAGAGGATATAAGGGCTAGAAAGGAGTTTCTGCGGAAAATAGGCTACAAACTTAGTTAG
- the gatE gene encoding Glu-tRNA(Gln) amidotransferase subunit GatE, protein MSEKLDYIQLGLKVGLEVHQQLDTSTKLFCHCKPELFKEEPEITFVRRLRPTQSELGQIDPAAYFEFQKGVKILYEADSQTACLVEMDEEPPHPLNMEAVEIALTAALMMNATPVDEIHVMRKTVIDGSNTTGFQRTCVIALNGMIKVGEKTVPIQHISLEEDAARKTGEEETIIRYRIDRLGIPLIEVATAPVISTPKEAGEVALAIGKILRATGKVKRGLGTIRQDLNTSIKGGALTEIKGVQELELIPLVVEYEVQRQLNLIKISKELAKAGVRSENLKEEFFDVTEVFQKTNCKVIRKAIEKGQRVLAVKLPGFAGFLKRELMPGVRLGTEMADRARFWGRVGGILHTDELPAYGITPEEVEALKRAVNAQPADAVVFVADTPENATDALKAVLERAREALKGVPEETRAANPDGTTRYMRPRPGAARMYPETDIPPIPLTEDFINKIRQCLPELPEQKLQRLMQEYSLNQKLAQQLMDSEYTELFEIIAKESQVSPTTIAAFLTETLKALKREGTPVERLSEERIREIFKALGNGEITKEALPEIADWLAKNEEKTVREAIESLGLKVMSREELEKLVDKVISQNMSLIEKSGAKAFGPIMGMVMKEVRGKANAEIVGEIIKRKLAETGKA, encoded by the coding sequence ATGAGCGAAAAATTGGACTACATCCAGCTAGGCTTGAAGGTCGGTTTAGAGGTTCACCAGCAGCTAGATACCTCCACCAAGCTCTTCTGCCACTGCAAACCAGAACTCTTCAAAGAAGAACCAGAAATCACCTTCGTAAGGCGTTTAAGGCCCACCCAAAGCGAACTTGGCCAAATAGACCCCGCTGCCTACTTCGAATTCCAAAAGGGCGTGAAAATCCTCTATGAGGCGGACAGCCAAACCGCTTGCTTAGTGGAGATGGATGAGGAGCCGCCTCACCCGCTCAACATGGAGGCTGTTGAAATTGCCCTAACAGCCGCCCTAATGATGAACGCTACGCCAGTGGACGAAATCCACGTCATGCGCAAGACAGTCATAGATGGCTCCAACACGACGGGCTTCCAGCGCACATGCGTCATAGCCCTAAACGGCATGATAAAAGTGGGCGAGAAAACGGTGCCCATCCAACACATAAGCCTAGAAGAGGATGCCGCCCGCAAAACAGGCGAGGAAGAAACAATAATACGCTACCGCATAGACAGGCTGGGTATACCCCTCATCGAAGTGGCAACAGCGCCGGTCATAAGCACGCCAAAAGAAGCCGGCGAAGTAGCCCTAGCTATAGGCAAAATCCTCCGCGCCACCGGAAAAGTTAAGCGGGGACTGGGCACGATACGCCAAGACCTAAACACATCCATAAAAGGCGGAGCCCTAACGGAGATAAAGGGCGTCCAAGAGCTTGAACTCATACCGCTTGTTGTTGAATACGAGGTGCAGAGGCAACTCAACCTAATAAAAATCAGCAAAGAACTAGCCAAGGCCGGAGTCCGCTCGGAAAACCTTAAAGAGGAGTTCTTCGATGTAACGGAAGTTTTCCAAAAAACAAACTGCAAGGTCATCCGAAAAGCCATAGAAAAAGGTCAGCGAGTCCTAGCGGTGAAACTCCCGGGTTTTGCAGGCTTCCTAAAGCGCGAGCTCATGCCCGGCGTCCGCCTTGGAACAGAAATGGCTGACCGCGCCCGCTTCTGGGGACGAGTTGGCGGAATACTCCACACGGATGAGCTTCCAGCTTATGGCATAACCCCCGAAGAAGTTGAAGCCTTGAAGAGGGCGGTGAACGCCCAACCAGCAGACGCCGTGGTTTTCGTTGCAGACACGCCGGAGAACGCCACAGACGCCCTAAAGGCGGTTTTAGAAAGAGCCCGAGAGGCTTTGAAGGGCGTTCCAGAGGAAACCCGAGCTGCAAACCCCGATGGCACAACCCGCTACATGAGACCCAGACCCGGAGCAGCCCGAATGTACCCGGAGACGGATATACCGCCCATACCATTGACAGAAGATTTCATCAACAAAATCCGCCAATGCTTGCCAGAGCTCCCAGAGCAAAAGCTTCAGAGGCTTATGCAGGAATACAGCCTCAACCAGAAACTAGCCCAACAGCTAATGGACTCAGAATACACGGAACTCTTCGAAATAATAGCAAAAGAAAGCCAGGTCTCACCGACCACAATAGCCGCCTTCCTCACAGAGACGCTGAAAGCCCTAAAACGGGAGGGCACACCCGTGGAGAGGCTTTCAGAAGAGCGTATAAGAGAAATTTTCAAGGCGCTTGGAAACGGCGAAATAACTAAGGAGGCACTTCCAGAAATTGCCGACTGGCTGGCGAAGAACGAGGAAAAAACCGTGAGGGAAGCAATTGAAAGCCTCGGCTTAAAAGTCATGTCAAGGGAGGAGTTGGAAAAACTTGTTGACAAGGTGATAAGCCAAAACATGAGCCTAATCGAGAAAAGCGGCGCAAAAGCCTTTGGACCCATCATGGGCATGGTTATGAAGGAGGTTAGGGGAAAAGCGAACGCCGAGATCGTCGGCGAAATAATCAAGCGCAAACTAGCCGAAACCGGAAAAGCCTAG
- a CDS encoding 30S ribosomal protein S30e, producing MPTHGSLSKAGKVRSQTPKIQPLPKKSPVPRYRNRRNYEKRVLLQRKPGQNWV from the coding sequence TTGCCTACGCATGGTTCGCTTTCGAAGGCTGGGAAGGTTAGGTCTCAGACGCCTAAGATTCAGCCTTTGCCCAAGAAGAGTCCGGTGCCTAGGTATAGGAATAGGCGGAATTATGAGAAGAGGGTTCTGTTGCAGAGGAAACCTGGGCAGAACTGGGTTTAA
- a CDS encoding amidohydrolase, protein MLSADLVILNANVITLNPRQPRAQALAVKEGKIVAAGSNDEVGGYVDGETRVLDVDGKTVVPGFVDCHVHMTGFGQQLQALDLRDVKSIGDMKDRIRRYAENNPGKTWILGGRWDHERFAERRYPNRWDLDEAVPDKPVFLVRVCGHVGVANTKALKLAGITRDTIVEGGKVDVDEVSGEPTGILRENALNLVWRVVPKSSEAELEEAILGACRRAVEEGLTGVHWIVDSPEELRLIQKLWREGKLPLRVYLGIPAKLLDEAVRLGLATGFGDDMLKLGFVKIFADGSLGARTAALKEPYSDKPETSGMLLLSQRKLNQLILEAHRAGWQVAVHAIGDRAIESVLKAFSKVLRRHPSMNHRHRVEHCSVLNPRLIRWMKRLGLIASVQPHFIVSDFWVVDRVGVERARWVYPFKTLIREGVVVASGSDCPVEPISPILGVWAAVARKTFKEESLTVEEALKTYTVNAAYVSFDEDKKGIIEVGKLADLTVLSEDPFSVPPEKIREINVEMTIVGGKIVYEKRQNT, encoded by the coding sequence ATGCTGAGCGCTGACCTTGTAATTTTGAATGCTAACGTTATTACGTTGAATCCTAGGCAGCCTAGGGCTCAGGCTTTAGCCGTGAAAGAGGGTAAAATAGTGGCTGCTGGCTCTAACGATGAAGTTGGCGGATATGTTGATGGCGAGACTAGGGTGTTGGATGTTGATGGCAAAACGGTTGTGCCGGGTTTTGTGGATTGCCATGTGCACATGACAGGTTTTGGGCAACAGCTTCAAGCCTTGGATCTGCGTGATGTCAAATCAATAGGGGATATGAAGGACAGAATTCGCAGGTATGCCGAGAACAACCCGGGTAAAACATGGATTCTGGGCGGAAGGTGGGACCATGAAAGGTTTGCTGAAAGACGTTATCCCAACCGCTGGGATCTAGATGAGGCTGTCCCGGACAAGCCTGTCTTCCTAGTCCGTGTTTGTGGGCATGTGGGGGTTGCCAACACAAAAGCCTTGAAGCTCGCTGGCATAACAAGGGATACTATTGTTGAGGGTGGAAAAGTCGATGTGGATGAGGTTAGCGGCGAACCCACCGGCATTTTGAGGGAGAACGCCCTAAACCTTGTTTGGCGAGTTGTACCTAAATCCTCAGAGGCTGAGCTTGAAGAAGCCATCCTCGGGGCTTGCCGAAGGGCTGTGGAAGAGGGGCTGACAGGAGTGCATTGGATTGTGGATTCCCCTGAGGAGCTACGCCTGATACAGAAGCTTTGGAGGGAGGGAAAGCTTCCTCTCAGAGTTTACTTGGGAATTCCAGCCAAGCTTTTAGACGAGGCGGTTAGGCTTGGACTGGCAACGGGCTTCGGAGACGACATGTTAAAGCTTGGATTTGTCAAAATTTTTGCGGACGGCTCATTGGGGGCTAGAACCGCCGCCCTAAAAGAGCCATATTCAGACAAGCCTGAAACAAGCGGCATGCTGCTCTTATCCCAGAGAAAATTGAACCAGCTTATTTTGGAGGCTCATAGGGCTGGATGGCAAGTGGCTGTTCACGCTATAGGCGACAGAGCCATAGAATCTGTCTTAAAAGCCTTCTCCAAGGTTTTGAGGAGACATCCAAGCATGAACCATAGGCATAGGGTTGAACATTGCTCCGTGCTTAATCCAAGGCTGATTAGGTGGATGAAGAGGCTTGGCTTGATAGCCTCGGTTCAGCCCCACTTCATTGTTTCAGACTTCTGGGTTGTGGATAGGGTTGGAGTTGAAAGAGCCCGTTGGGTTTACCCATTTAAAACCTTAATTAGGGAGGGTGTTGTGGTTGCCTCCGGCTCCGATTGTCCTGTTGAGCCTATAAGCCCGATTCTGGGAGTTTGGGCAGCTGTAGCTCGGAAGACCTTTAAGGAGGAAAGCCTAACAGTGGAGGAGGCTTTGAAAACCTACACAGTGAACGCCGCCTACGTCTCTTTCGACGAGGACAAGAAAGGAATCATCGAGGTGGGGAAGCTCGCAGACCTAACGGTTTTATCCGAGGACCCGTTCAGCGTCCCGCCGGAAAAAATCCGTGAAATCAATGTGGAGATGACGATTGTGGGCGGGAAAATCGTCTACGAAAAGCGACAGAACACTTAG
- a CDS encoding 4Fe-4S binding protein — protein sequence MVEGWGLTEELTRKVKRLALQSGATLVGIVSAKVYDSMPRVWVAWKIRDYSKRAVEVLPEAKSVVVLGYHVWDDMLELAIKKGEEWVYPGYFPLEMTAQSVRNFLVERGFKAVSAQGLSYKRLAQLAGFGSMGKNTLIINPVYGPWIRLAAVLTDAELVADEPFNADLCGDCEECVKACPVGALTPYNIDVNKCLVGLRLLRENSPEIEEKFGFYMPSFTENAHLMCMECQKACRYGRKTHSSLFRRHP from the coding sequence ATGGTTGAAGGTTGGGGCTTGACAGAAGAGCTTACGAGAAAAGTTAAGCGGCTAGCCCTCCAGTCCGGCGCAACCCTCGTGGGAATAGTCTCCGCCAAAGTTTATGATTCCATGCCAAGGGTTTGGGTGGCCTGGAAAATCAGGGATTATTCGAAGAGGGCTGTGGAGGTTTTGCCGGAAGCCAAATCCGTGGTTGTGTTGGGCTACCATGTTTGGGATGACATGCTTGAACTTGCCATCAAAAAGGGCGAGGAATGGGTTTATCCGGGATACTTCCCCCTAGAGATGACAGCGCAATCCGTGAGAAACTTTCTAGTAGAGAGAGGCTTCAAGGCGGTTTCGGCCCAAGGCCTCTCATACAAGCGTTTGGCCCAGCTTGCCGGCTTTGGCTCTATGGGCAAAAACACACTCATAATCAACCCCGTTTATGGACCATGGATTCGCCTAGCCGCAGTTTTAACAGACGCTGAGCTTGTGGCGGATGAACCCTTCAATGCTGATCTGTGCGGGGACTGTGAGGAATGTGTTAAGGCCTGTCCGGTGGGGGCTTTAACTCCCTACAATATCGATGTGAACAAGTGTCTTGTGGGCCTACGCTTGTTGAGGGAGAATTCTCCGGAGATTGAGGAGAAGTTTGGGTTTTACATGCCCTCATTCACTGAGAACGCCCATCTAATGTGTATGGAATGCCAGAAAGCGTGTAGGTATGGGAGAAAAACTCACAGTTCGCTTTTTAGGCGGCATCCATAG
- a CDS encoding DNA polymerase ligase N-terminal domain-containing protein: MSGDVSGIFVVQRHQARRLHYDFRLEMDGVLKSWAVPKEPPLEPGVRRLAVEVEDHSLDYANFEGVIPEGMYGAGKVEIWDKGTYQLKHRSINKIEFSLNGEKMHGDYVLIRFKGNRNWLLIKKKNP, translated from the coding sequence ATGTCAGGGGATGTTTCAGGAATATTTGTTGTTCAGCGGCATCAGGCTAGGCGTTTACATTATGATTTTAGGCTTGAGATGGATGGGGTTCTTAAAAGCTGGGCTGTCCCTAAGGAGCCACCACTGGAACCCGGTGTTAGAAGGCTGGCTGTCGAGGTTGAGGATCACTCACTAGACTATGCAAACTTTGAGGGAGTTATACCCGAAGGCATGTATGGCGCCGGAAAAGTGGAAATCTGGGACAAAGGAACCTACCAACTTAAACATCGAAGCATTAACAAAATAGAGTTCTCCTTGAATGGCGAGAAAATGCATGGAGACTATGTCCTAATCAGATTTAAGGGCAACAGAAACTGGCTCCTAATTAAAAAGAAAAATCCATAA
- the tsaA gene encoding tRNA (N6-threonylcarbamoyladenosine(37)-N6)-methyltransferase TrmO, which translates to MRMPEAKRETLREGTVKFIGIVERVEGDEAKIKVFQEFCEGLRGVEGYSHLIILYWIHLRNTEEHRKMLLVYPRKHAVDVLTGVFACRSPSRPNPIGLCVVELVSRENCTLTVRGIDALEGSPIIDIKPYIPRLDSVPNARTPEWAR; encoded by the coding sequence ATGAGGATGCCAGAAGCAAAGCGTGAAACCCTAAGGGAGGGCACGGTTAAATTCATAGGTATCGTTGAGAGAGTGGAGGGGGACGAGGCCAAAATCAAGGTTTTCCAAGAGTTTTGCGAGGGACTTAGGGGTGTAGAGGGATACTCGCATCTCATAATTCTCTATTGGATACACCTCCGCAACACCGAAGAACATAGAAAAATGCTGCTTGTTTATCCACGAAAACATGCAGTGGACGTTTTAACTGGAGTTTTTGCCTGCAGAAGCCCATCCCGCCCAAACCCCATAGGCCTGTGCGTTGTCGAACTTGTTAGTAGAGAGAATTGCACATTAACTGTGAGAGGAATCGACGCGCTGGAAGGCTCCCCGATAATTGACATTAAACCCTACATTCCAAGACTGGATTCTGTCCCAAATGCCCGCACTCCGGAGTGGGCCCGCTAA